The Platichthys flesus chromosome 10, fPlaFle2.1, whole genome shotgun sequence genome includes a window with the following:
- the zdhhc22 gene encoding palmitoyltransferase ZDHHC22: MFTRMLKLRLLNAVAPAYFFTATAVTFILHFCFFVPTIFPNPATSPWGSTALHTVVFLFLMFNALGNYIMTIKYPAESANMSGVPVCSPHCSDKVDAHYLLNGRHFCKLCKKVILKRDHHCFFTGNCIGNKNMRYFIMFCIYTSCTCLYSLVLGVAFLTVEYNISFENPLTFLTLLLLATGYFFMGTISGMQLFVVLMLYVWLGIGLVCAGFCCQQVLLVARGQTWCQMQRGQLVENRSPWRNNLKDVFGTHWILGLILPVQTVEMCADETDAHKQD, encoded by the exons ATGTTCACCAGGATGTTGAAACTGAGACTCCTCAACGCAGTAGCACCTGCGTACTTCTTCACAGCTACAGCAGTCACCTTCATTTTGCACTTCTGCTTCTTCGTCCCAACGATATTCCCAAACCCCGCCACATCCCCCTGGGGCTCCACAGCTCTCCACACagttgttttcctcttcctgaTGTTCAACGCGCTGGGGAATTACATAATGACTATCAAATATCCAGCTGAAAGCGCCAACATGAGTGGGGTTCCCGTGTGCTCGCCGCACTGCTCGGACAAGGTGGACGCCCACTACCTCCTGAACGGACGCCACTTCTGCAAACTGTGTAAGAAAGTCATTCTCAAGAGGGATCACCACTGCTTTTTCACCGGGAACTGCATTGGCAACAAAAACATGCGCTACTTCATCATGTTCTGCATCTACACGTCGTGCACTTGTTTGTACTCTCTGGTTCTCGGGGTGGCCTTCCTGACAGTGGAGTACAACATCTCCTTTGAGAACCCGCTGACCTTCctgactctcctcctcctcgccacaGGCTACTTCTTCATGG GAACCATCTCAGGCATGCAGCTGTTTGTGGTGCTGATGCTGTACGTGTGGCTGGGCATCGGCCTGGTCTGTGCAGGGTTCTGCTGCCAGCAGGTCCTGCTGGTGGCCCGGGGTCAGACCTGGTGTCAGATGCAGAGAGGGCAGCTCGTGGAGAACCGCAGCCCCTGGAGAAACAACCTAAAGGATGTTTTCGGTACCCACTGGATCCTCGGCCTTATCCTGCCTGTGCAGACAGTGGAGATGTGCGCCGACGAAACAGACGCACATAAACAAGACTGA
- the cipca gene encoding CLOCK-interacting pacemaker a, with the protein MFSSKLSTEKANMSRSSRPGRHGTPVFTRATRLGTSKPDLERDSGFSDASSEYLSTVDLTDSEDAGRPGSIFGQDPAAPQVALMGGSYAALSPMIIMNNLVLNQPSMMAPAEKQWGFSSPLEVMPQSQVVLLQPMVSNGSSSSANTCSENSRHSKGHMPVLKSYPRIAPHPKDVPTKRLGSSQIRGHSTSQNDQQHRRHHHHHRPYSSPSPQLPLQTPVKPIVNSEAANTPTQAAEGQEHFTDNSLYPLAETSSLPPCTDEFRTEMDDDGIHADKYQDDLSMDNDKLKRFSNTYNILDKSGLLGITLRTKQLMKENKRTQGQLQQLQEQTALLLEALNSSDPQIWNKLQLSLQDTDKEQWGAKGQRLLA; encoded by the exons ATGTTTTCAAGTAAACTGAGCACTG AAAAGGCAAACATGAGCCGTTCTAGTCGACCCGGCAGACACGGGACACCCGTGTTCACCAGGGCAACACGCCTCGGAACATCGAAGCCTGACCTGGAGAGAGATTCAGGCTTCTCAG ATGCTAGCTCTGAGTACCTCAGTACAGTCGATCTGACCGACTCTGAAGATGCAGGGAGGCCGGGGTCCATATTCGGCCAGGACCCAGCGGCTCCACAGGTGGCTCTGATGGGAGGCTCATATGCTGCACTGTCTCCAATGATCATCATGAACAACTTAGTCCTCAATCAG CCATCCATGATGGCTCCAGCAGAAAAGCAGTGGGGGTTTTCTTCACCCTTGGAAGTGATGCCTCAATCCCAGGTGGTTCTTCTCCAACCCATGGTTTCtaatggcagcagcagctctgcaaacACTTGCTCTGAAAATAGCCGACATTCAAAAGGCCACATGCCTGTCCTCAAGTCATACCCGAGAATCGCCCCTCATCCGAAAGACGTGCCCACTAAAAGGTTGGGATCCTCCCAGATTAGGGGACATTCAACATCCCAAAATGACCAGCAACACAGGAGgcatcatcaccaccacaggCCTTACAGCTCCCCCAGCCCACAGCTGCCACTGCAGACTCCTGTCAAACCCATCGTCAACTCTGAAGCAGCGAACACTCCGACACAGGCAGCCGAGGGTCAGGAGCATTTTACTGACAACTCTCTCTACCCACTGGCAGAAACCAGCTCTCTGCCTCCCTGTACAGATGAGTTCAGGACAGAGATGGACGACGACGGGATCCATGCTGACAAATACCAGGACGACCTCTCAATGGACAATGATAAGCTGAAACGCTTCAGCAATACCTACAATATTCTCGACAAGTCGGGTTTGCTGGGTATCACCTTGCGCACAAAGCAGCTCATGAAGGAAAACAAGCGCACCCAAGGCCAGCTGCAGCAACTTCAAGAGCAGAcggctctgctgctggaggctctGAACAGCAGCGACCCACAGATCTGGAATAAACTCCAGCTCTCTCTGCAGGACACAGATAAGGAACAGTGGGGAGCTAAAGGTCAGAGGCTCCTGGCATAA